In a genomic window of bacterium:
- a CDS encoding ATP-binding cassette domain-containing protein, with protein sequence MFEARGVSKSFRLGKVDLWAVDGVNLTVNKGETHALVGESGCGKSTLARMMVLLESPTKGEILFEGRDIISLRGRELFGFRRKVQMIFQDPYGSLNPRMRIGDIVSEPLEIHSLASGEAKKKRVTELLCKVGLQPDAADRYPREFSGGQRQRISIARALAVSPSLIIADEPLSALDVSVQAQILMLLDKLKREENLSYLIISHDLRVVEYISDRISVMYLGRIVESGKTEEVFASPLHPYTKALFAAASYVGEIAGLSGEAPSPVKRPEGCCFSPRCVFALPECRSSVPEPFILPGGRMVRCHLCRK encoded by the coding sequence ATGTTTGAGGCGAGGGGAGTTTCAAAGTCATTTCGCCTCGGGAAGGTGGATCTTTGGGCGGTGGACGGGGTGAACCTGACCGTAAACAAGGGGGAAACCCACGCCCTCGTCGGAGAGTCGGGCTGCGGAAAATCCACACTCGCGCGGATGATGGTGCTTCTGGAAAGTCCGACAAAGGGCGAGATACTCTTCGAGGGCAGGGACATCATCTCTCTGAGGGGCAGAGAACTCTTCGGCTTTCGCCGGAAGGTCCAGATGATCTTTCAGGACCCTTACGGCTCCCTGAATCCGAGAATGCGCATCGGTGACATCGTCTCCGAGCCCCTTGAGATACACTCTCTGGCCTCGGGAGAGGCGAAAAAGAAGCGCGTGACCGAGCTTTTGTGCAAGGTCGGCCTCCAGCCCGACGCCGCGGACAGATACCCCAGGGAGTTCAGCGGCGGGCAGAGGCAGAGGATAAGCATAGCAAGGGCGCTTGCCGTCTCCCCCTCTCTGATTATCGCCGACGAGCCGCTGTCGGCGCTCGATGTCTCAGTTCAGGCCCAGATACTCATGCTTCTGGACAAGCTCAAGAGAGAGGAAAACCTCTCCTACCTGATAATCAGCCACGATCTTCGCGTGGTGGAGTACATCTCCGACAGGATTTCGGTGATGTATCTTGGGCGGATAGTCGAATCGGGGAAAACCGAAGAGGTCTTCGCTTCCCCGCTGCATCCCTACACCAAAGCGCTTTTCGCGGCCGCTTCCTACGTGGGGGAGATAGCAGGCCTTAGCGGCGAGGCGCCGAGCCCGGTTAAGAGGCCCGAGGGTTGCTGCTTTTCCCCGAGGTGCGTTTTCGCCCTTCCCGAATGCCGCAGCAGCGTCCCCGAACCCTTCATCTTGCCCGGAGGAAGAATGGTGCGCTGCCACCTTTGCCGGAAATGA
- a CDS encoding zinc metallopeptidase yields MLFDPLYMVFWLPGLAIALGAQIWVKSSFSRYSKVDNRSNLSGAQAARRILDSEGLSGVKIEVAHGFLGDHYDPSAKVLRLSEEVHSGRSLASVGVAAHEAGHAVQDAAGYVPMKARAGLVPIVSLGSYLAFPLLMLGMFIKAAGLMKMGVFLFGGVVLFQVVTLPVEFNASSRAMASLEKAGILTGPEELSGARSVLNAAAMTYVAAAVSSALQLVYFMLRAGMLGGRDE; encoded by the coding sequence ATGCTTTTCGACCCCCTTTACATGGTTTTCTGGCTGCCGGGACTGGCTATAGCGCTTGGAGCCCAGATATGGGTGAAGAGTTCTTTTTCGCGCTACAGCAAGGTCGATAACCGCTCGAATCTGAGCGGAGCGCAGGCCGCGAGAAGGATACTCGACAGCGAAGGGCTGAGCGGGGTGAAGATTGAGGTCGCCCACGGCTTTCTCGGCGATCACTACGACCCCTCCGCCAAGGTTCTTCGCCTCTCGGAGGAGGTGCATTCCGGGCGCTCGCTCGCTTCCGTCGGAGTGGCGGCCCACGAGGCAGGACACGCAGTGCAGGACGCGGCCGGCTACGTACCCATGAAGGCGCGGGCGGGGCTTGTTCCGATAGTCTCCCTCGGCTCCTACCTGGCTTTCCCGCTCCTGATGCTGGGCATGTTCATAAAGGCCGCCGGGCTCATGAAGATGGGCGTCTTCCTCTTCGGCGGAGTCGTCCTCTTTCAGGTGGTAACGTTGCCGGTGGAGTTCAACGCCAGCAGCCGCGCGATGGCGTCGCTTGAAAAGGCGGGGATTCTCACAGGCCCGGAGGAACTCAGCGGAGCCCGTTCGGTGCTGAACGCCGCGGCCATGACTTACGTCGCCGCCGCCGTCAGCAGCGCGCTGCAACTTGTTTATTTTATGCTTCGAGCAGGCATGCTGGGCGGGCGCGACGAGTAA
- a CDS encoding ABC transporter ATP-binding protein, whose protein sequence is MDVPQGFSESRLPEPALLISGLKVSWPAPGGVLDAVRGVDLAVNSGETVALVGESGCGKTLTALSVISLIPKPGKVTAGKILLDGKDVLSLDGEALRRLRGRSAGMVFQEPMTSLNPVFTVGFQLAEAVNPEGSLTRNEVRNRSIELLREVGIPEPEKRLDSYPHELSGGLRQRVMIASAIAQNPRLLIADEPTTALDVTVEAQIMHLLERLKEERGIAVLLITHDLGIVRRHAARVYVMYAGYVVEEGSAERIFNCPSHPYTRGLIRSLPRRGEVLTPIPGNVPSLAGIPPGCPFSDRCPLVIPACSEGLPPLTQAPGQNLSRCIRSCEDV, encoded by the coding sequence ATGGACGTACCGCAGGGATTTTCGGAGAGCCGATTGCCCGAACCCGCCCTTTTGATTTCCGGCCTCAAGGTCTCCTGGCCTGCTCCCGGCGGCGTTCTTGACGCCGTAAGGGGGGTGGACCTCGCCGTCAACTCCGGCGAAACGGTCGCGCTCGTCGGCGAATCCGGCTGCGGCAAGACCCTCACCGCCCTTTCTGTAATCTCCCTCATACCGAAGCCCGGAAAAGTCACCGCAGGAAAGATACTCCTCGACGGGAAGGACGTTCTCTCTCTCGACGGGGAAGCGCTCCGGAGGCTGCGGGGGCGATCGGCGGGAATGGTCTTTCAGGAGCCGATGACAAGCCTGAACCCTGTGTTTACCGTGGGATTCCAGCTCGCCGAGGCGGTAAACCCGGAGGGCTCTCTCACGCGGAACGAGGTCAGAAACCGCTCAATCGAACTGCTGCGCGAGGTGGGCATTCCCGAGCCCGAAAAGAGGCTGGACTCCTATCCTCACGAGCTTTCCGGGGGGCTTCGCCAGCGGGTGATGATCGCCTCGGCGATAGCACAAAACCCCAGGCTCCTTATCGCCGACGAACCCACAACCGCCCTCGACGTTACGGTGGAAGCCCAGATAATGCACCTTCTCGAAAGGCTGAAGGAGGAGCGCGGGATAGCGGTGCTGCTCATAACCCACGATCTCGGAATAGTCCGGCGCCACGCCGCGAGGGTTTACGTCATGTACGCGGGTTACGTGGTCGAGGAGGGGAGCGCGGAGAGGATTTTCAATTGCCCCTCCCACCCTTACACGAGGGGGCTTATCCGCTCGCTGCCGAGAAGGGGAGAGGTTCTGACGCCCATTCCCGGAAACGTCCCCTCGCTCGCCGGAATACCCCCGGGGTGCCCTTTCAGCGACCGTTGCCCGCTCGTGATACCCGCCTGCTCCGAAGGTCTTCCGCCCCTGACCCAAGCACCCGGCCAAAACCTCTCGCGTTGCATAAGGAGCTGTGAGGATGTTTGA